In a genomic window of Brucella anthropi ATCC 49188:
- a CDS encoding glycoside hydrolase family 26 protein, protein MKTSYKIATAILCGGLLSTAVYAASGVSGANVDTRNMFHDKRPVITPQSIKFGAYDPHGDFTNDPNSRIEHLFLPWEDVDLTSLSTADAYAQERGRELLITVEPWSWARDWRVAPDDLLSGIVRGHYDTNMAAVCSAASKLKSPVTIRWAQEMDDKTGQFTWSYWSAQGYVRAYQHAVNVCRKSLPNAKYMWSPKGDAGLEAYYPGDGYVDVIGLSVFGYEPYDMLELGHASTFVERTKPGYDRVVGFKKPIVIAELGYEGSDAYVRAWAQETNKPQPEFPELTATVYFNDREVYPWPRGVGRPDWRVANHPLD, encoded by the coding sequence ATGAAAACCTCATATAAAATAGCAACAGCAATTCTTTGCGGTGGGCTGCTTTCAACCGCTGTTTACGCAGCGAGCGGTGTTTCGGGTGCCAATGTCGACACCCGCAACATGTTCCACGACAAGCGCCCGGTCATTACCCCGCAATCCATCAAGTTCGGGGCCTATGATCCGCACGGGGATTTCACCAACGATCCCAATTCCCGCATCGAGCATCTGTTCCTTCCGTGGGAGGATGTGGACCTGACGAGCCTGTCAACCGCTGATGCCTATGCGCAGGAACGGGGCCGCGAACTGCTGATCACCGTCGAACCCTGGTCGTGGGCTCGCGACTGGCGCGTTGCACCGGATGATCTCCTGAGCGGAATCGTGCGGGGGCATTACGATACAAACATGGCTGCCGTCTGCTCCGCTGCTTCGAAGCTGAAGAGCCCTGTGACCATTCGCTGGGCGCAGGAAATGGACGACAAGACGGGCCAGTTCACCTGGTCCTACTGGTCGGCACAGGGTTACGTCCGTGCCTATCAGCATGCGGTCAATGTCTGCCGCAAGTCATTGCCGAATGCCAAGTATATGTGGTCGCCGAAGGGAGATGCGGGGCTTGAGGCCTATTATCCGGGCGATGGTTATGTCGATGTGATCGGCCTGTCGGTGTTCGGCTACGAACCTTACGATATGCTGGAACTGGGACATGCGTCCACATTCGTTGAACGGACAAAACCGGGATACGACCGGGTGGTAGGCTTCAAGAAGCCGATTGTTATCGCTGAGCTCGGTTATGAAGGAAGCGACGCCTATGTCCGGGCCTGGGCACAGGAAACCAACAAGCCGCAGCCCGAATTTCCGGAACTGACTGCGACCGTCTACTTCAACGACCGCGAAGTCTATCCGTGGCCACGGGGTGTCGGGCGGCCTGACTGGCGGGTTGCGAACCATCCGCTTGATTGA
- the galE gene encoding UDP-glucose 4-epimerase GalE: MTRQNILVTGGAGFIGSHTAKLLHKSGFSPVVYDNLSTGHRSSVRWGKFVEGDTLSQEQLIAAIRTFDPAAIIHFAASAYVGESVTDPAKYYRNNVGGIQSVLEASRLTGERPVIFSSSCATYGIPDVLPIREGEMQNPINPYGRTKLIAEHMLADYSAAYGMPYAALRYFNACGADLDGELGEKHDPETHLIPRAMLAAAGTADCLEIYGDDYDTPDGTCIRDYIHVVDLARAHVLAVEHLLNGGGNLVLNLGTGRGTSIKEIVDAIDRLTGRKVPVEMRARRAGDPPVLYADPAEAAAKLGFRTLHSDLDTIIRTAAPFFGLEMRT, translated from the coding sequence ATGACCCGGCAAAATATACTCGTCACCGGTGGTGCTGGCTTCATTGGCAGCCATACCGCCAAGCTTCTGCACAAGAGCGGATTCTCGCCGGTCGTCTATGACAACCTGTCGACGGGTCACCGGTCTTCCGTGCGCTGGGGCAAGTTTGTCGAGGGCGACACGCTTTCGCAGGAACAGCTTATCGCTGCTATCAGGACCTTCGATCCGGCTGCCATCATCCACTTTGCGGCTTCGGCCTATGTGGGTGAATCCGTCACGGACCCCGCAAAATATTATCGCAACAATGTCGGCGGCATCCAGTCCGTTCTGGAGGCCAGCCGCCTGACAGGTGAACGCCCGGTCATTTTCTCGTCGAGCTGCGCCACCTATGGCATTCCGGATGTGCTGCCGATCCGCGAAGGCGAAATGCAGAATCCGATCAACCCTTACGGACGCACAAAGCTGATTGCGGAACATATGCTGGCCGATTATTCGGCAGCCTATGGCATGCCCTATGCGGCACTGCGCTACTTCAATGCCTGCGGCGCTGATCTGGATGGCGAACTGGGCGAAAAGCACGATCCCGAAACTCATTTGATACCGCGCGCCATGCTGGCTGCCGCTGGAACCGCAGATTGCCTCGAAATTTACGGCGATGATTACGATACGCCGGATGGCACCTGCATTCGCGATTATATTCACGTGGTCGATCTGGCACGGGCGCATGTGCTTGCGGTCGAGCATCTGCTGAATGGCGGCGGCAATCTGGTCCTTAATCTGGGAACCGGGCGCGGAACATCCATCAAGGAAATCGTGGATGCGATAGACCGGCTTACCGGACGCAAGGTGCCTGTCGAAATGCGCGCGCGCCGGGCGGGCGATCCGCCGGTGCTTTATGCCGACCCGGCTGAAGCGGCAGCGAAGCTTGGGTTTCGCACGCTCCATTCCGATCTCGACACGATCATCCGCACGGCTGCGCCCTTCTTTGGTCTGGAGATGCGGACATGA
- a CDS encoding DUF995 domain-containing protein has product MFEGQRSRSGRNTDRSRYVLPLVVLLAGLSGPAGAATVPVDGLPDGARVMTPAELYLLYRDKNWQWADGAGRMESQNRRFTARVDGEKGKAWAEGRWRITWSGQMCFDAKWHLAHGVFPNKTCFSHRIADGTIYQKREPDGVWYVFRHAGGNKDDEARKLLSIETITPKTEALNLALPVAQSPVQ; this is encoded by the coding sequence ATGTTTGAAGGCCAACGGTCCCGATCTGGTCGGAACACTGATCGGAGCAGATATGTCCTGCCGCTGGTTGTCCTGCTTGCGGGGCTAAGTGGACCGGCTGGAGCGGCAACGGTTCCGGTAGATGGTTTGCCCGACGGCGCCCGTGTGATGACGCCTGCCGAGCTTTACCTACTCTATCGTGACAAGAACTGGCAGTGGGCTGACGGCGCTGGCCGGATGGAAAGCCAGAACCGCCGTTTCACCGCCCGTGTCGATGGCGAGAAGGGAAAGGCATGGGCTGAAGGCCGCTGGCGGATCACCTGGTCGGGCCAGATGTGCTTCGATGCGAAATGGCATCTGGCTCATGGCGTCTTCCCGAACAAGACCTGCTTCTCTCACCGTATCGCCGATGGGACGATCTATCAGAAACGTGAGCCGGACGGTGTCTGGTACGTCTTCCGCCATGCTGGCGGAAACAAGGATGACGAGGCGCGCAAGCTCCTCTCCATCGAAACAATAACGCCCAAAACGGAAGCGCTGAATCTGGCGTTGCCCGTTGCCCAATCGCCCGTACAATAA
- a CDS encoding glycosyltransferase family 2 protein gives MTRREFHPAIDGDNGEREPLLAPIFTGRKRVEYVVGIILWALAITYFWQWWFISAKHNHLLGSILVTALLAWITILPLYFITIFFHAARPTGPLRIPAGSRVAMVVTKAPSEPFEVVAETLRAMLAQDVPHDTWLADEDPSPSTLAWCREHGVFVSTRKGRADYHRQTWPRRTRCKEGNLAFFYDHYGYERYDFVSQLDADHVPEPGYLFNMLRPFADPAVGYVSAPSICDRNAHESWSARGRLYVEASMHGSLQAGYNGGFAPVCIGSHYAVRTAALKEIGGLGPELAEDHSTTLFMNAHGWRGVHALDAIAHGDGPRTFADLVTQEFQWSRSLVMILLQYTPKLIGRLPLRLKIQFLFSQLWYPLYAFFLALTFVLPIAILAYGDNFVSVTYPAFLMHFMPQSLVILALAFWWRSSKTFRPVDGRIFSWEAMLFLLARWPWVLAGTFAAFRDWLTGSFVDFRVTPKGSSEVDPVPLRVIAPYALISGLSILPVLLVSGADQTRGFFIFAIINACFYLFLMAMIVIQHTRENHVRMTSRLYRPAMACSFTALVALTGFTTVERGRDGIEALSWGTKSFTVFDDRFSVAGAGVGGRDVHRTIFNPRWRTNTASGTN, from the coding sequence ATGACACGGCGCGAATTTCATCCGGCCATTGACGGCGACAACGGCGAAAGGGAACCATTGCTGGCGCCCATCTTCACTGGCCGCAAGCGGGTGGAATATGTGGTGGGCATCATCCTGTGGGCGCTCGCCATCACCTATTTCTGGCAATGGTGGTTCATCAGCGCGAAGCACAATCATCTGCTCGGCTCCATTCTGGTGACCGCGCTGCTGGCCTGGATCACGATCCTGCCGCTTTATTTCATCACTATTTTCTTCCACGCAGCGCGCCCGACCGGCCCGCTTCGCATCCCCGCCGGAAGCCGCGTCGCCATGGTCGTCACCAAGGCTCCGTCTGAGCCTTTCGAGGTGGTGGCTGAAACATTGCGCGCCATGCTGGCGCAGGATGTGCCGCACGATACATGGCTTGCCGATGAGGACCCTTCACCCTCGACACTTGCCTGGTGCCGTGAGCATGGCGTGTTCGTTTCCACACGCAAGGGCCGTGCCGACTATCATCGGCAGACCTGGCCGCGCCGTACCCGGTGCAAGGAAGGCAATCTCGCCTTCTTCTACGATCACTATGGCTATGAGCGCTATGATTTCGTCTCGCAGCTCGATGCCGACCATGTGCCTGAGCCGGGTTATCTCTTCAATATGCTGCGGCCCTTCGCTGATCCCGCTGTCGGTTATGTTTCCGCGCCAAGCATTTGTGATCGCAATGCGCATGAAAGCTGGTCGGCCCGCGGGCGTCTCTATGTGGAAGCCAGCATGCATGGCTCGCTGCAGGCCGGTTACAACGGCGGCTTTGCCCCAGTCTGCATCGGCTCTCATTATGCGGTACGCACGGCAGCGCTGAAGGAGATCGGCGGTCTTGGGCCGGAACTGGCCGAGGATCATTCCACGACCCTGTTCATGAACGCGCATGGCTGGCGGGGTGTTCACGCGCTGGATGCCATCGCCCATGGCGACGGTCCGCGCACCTTCGCCGATCTTGTGACGCAGGAATTCCAGTGGTCGCGCAGCCTCGTGATGATCCTGTTGCAATATACGCCGAAGCTGATCGGACGGTTGCCGCTGCGCCTGAAGATCCAGTTTCTGTTCTCGCAGCTCTGGTATCCTCTCTATGCTTTCTTTCTGGCACTGACATTCGTTCTGCCGATAGCCATTCTGGCTTATGGTGATAATTTCGTCAGCGTTACCTATCCCGCTTTCCTGATGCACTTCATGCCGCAATCGCTCGTGATTTTGGCGCTGGCATTCTGGTGGCGGTCGAGCAAGACGTTCCGCCCTGTCGACGGCAGGATTTTCAGCTGGGAAGCGATGCTGTTCCTGCTGGCGCGGTGGCCCTGGGTTCTGGCTGGAACCTTCGCAGCTTTCCGTGACTGGCTGACCGGTTCCTTTGTCGATTTTCGTGTCACGCCGAAAGGCTCATCCGAGGTCGATCCGGTGCCACTGCGGGTGATCGCGCCCTATGCGCTGATCTCCGGTCTGTCCATTCTGCCGGTCCTCCTGGTCAGCGGTGCTGATCAGACACGAGGCTTCTTCATCTTCGCCATCATCAATGCGTGTTTCTACCTGTTCCTGATGGCGATGATCGTGATCCAGCACACACGCGAAAATCACGTGCGGATGACGAGCCGCCTCTATCGACCGGCAATGGCATGCAGTTTTACGGCGCTGGTCGCGCTGACCGGCTTTACCACTGTCGAGCGCGGACGCGACGGCATCGAGGCACTGAGCTGGGGCACGAAAAGCTTCACGGTATTTGACGACCGCTTCTCGGTTGCCGGTGCCGGTGTAGGCGGACGCGACGTCCACAGGACAATTTTCAATCCACGCTGGCGCACGAATACCGCCAGTGGAACGAACTAG
- a CDS encoding UDP-glucuronic acid decarboxylase family protein: protein MSTRRILVAGGAGFLGSHLCERLLNEGNFVICVDNFSTGRLENLRNLLRYDTFSFVRHDIVNPIDLPVDEIYNLACPASPPHYQADPVHTMKTSVIGSLNLLELAAHYQARIFQASTSEVYGDPQTHPQPEAYWGNVNSFGPRSCYDEGKRSAETLFYDFHKQYGVDIRIVRIFNTYGPRMRPDDGRVVSNFIVQALEREDITIYGDGSQTRSFCYVDDLIEGFSRLMSSQVQKPVNLGNPGEFTVRELAEQIIALTNSSSRIVYRPLPTDDPRQRRPDIMLAKRELGWEPQIALVEGLKQTIAYFERQLVRPSGELFEVAR from the coding sequence ATGTCAACACGGCGCATTCTTGTAGCAGGCGGTGCCGGATTTCTCGGTTCTCATCTTTGCGAACGTCTTTTGAACGAAGGAAACTTCGTCATCTGCGTCGATAATTTTTCGACAGGGCGGCTTGAGAACCTGCGCAATCTCCTGCGCTACGACACGTTCAGCTTCGTGCGTCACGATATTGTCAACCCGATCGATCTGCCGGTGGATGAGATTTACAATCTCGCATGCCCCGCATCGCCGCCACATTATCAGGCCGATCCGGTGCACACGATGAAGACGAGCGTCATTGGCTCGCTCAATCTGCTCGAACTTGCCGCGCATTATCAGGCTCGGATTTTTCAGGCTTCAACGTCGGAAGTGTATGGCGATCCGCAAACACATCCGCAGCCGGAAGCCTATTGGGGCAATGTGAACTCTTTCGGCCCCCGGTCCTGCTATGACGAAGGCAAGCGCTCGGCCGAAACGCTGTTCTACGATTTTCACAAGCAGTATGGCGTCGACATCCGTATCGTGCGCATCTTCAACACCTATGGCCCGCGCATGCGACCCGACGATGGTCGTGTCGTGTCGAACTTCATCGTTCAGGCCCTCGAGCGCGAAGATATCACCATCTATGGCGACGGCTCGCAGACCCGTTCCTTCTGCTATGTCGATGACCTGATCGAAGGCTTCAGCCGCTTGATGAGCAGTCAGGTTCAGAAGCCCGTCAATCTCGGCAATCCGGGCGAATTCACTGTGCGTGAGCTGGCCGAGCAGATCATTGCGCTGACAAATTCGTCCTCGCGCATCGTCTATCGCCCGCTGCCAACTGATGATCCGCGCCAGCGGCGCCCGGACATCATGCTCGCCAAGCGTGAACTTGGCTGGGAACCACAGATTGCACTTGTCGAAGGGCTGAAGCAGACGATCGCCTATTTTGAACGCCAGCTGGTCAGACCATCGGGCGAGCTCTTCGAGGTGGCGAGATGA
- a CDS encoding UDP-glucose dehydrogenase family protein, producing MKIAVIGTGYVGLVSGTCFAAWGHEVVCVDKDAQKIVRLERGIVPIYEPGLDELVERNFAFGRLSFTTNLAEAVKGAELVFIAVGTPARAGHGDADLSFVYMAARELAPLIEDHSVVVVKSTVPVGTGDVVQKIIGSVRRPGTFSVASNPEFLREGVAIRDFLEPDRVVIGVEDERARSALVALYAPPLEAAKTPIVITQRRTSELIKYAANAFLATKITFINELADLCEEVGSDVTELALGMGLDKRIGTSFLNAGPGYGGSCFPKDTIALLRTAQDHGVALRLVEETVTVNEARKRRMALKVLDALGGSVEGRTIAVLGLTFKPDTDDMRDAPSIPLIETLQRFGASIRAYDPAGMENARRLLSDVEFYDDPYECLSTADAAVVVTEWDSVRKLDLVRMKQVMRDAVLVDLRNVFSPAVAENLGFRISTIGRPVQLRQETRPTNVLPHARIRQSQEPLAGARNLKVVGGSNETCDV from the coding sequence ATGAAGATCGCTGTCATCGGTACGGGATATGTCGGATTGGTCAGTGGCACGTGCTTCGCGGCATGGGGACACGAGGTCGTCTGCGTCGACAAGGATGCCCAGAAGATTGTCCGGCTGGAGCGCGGCATCGTGCCGATCTACGAGCCGGGGCTGGATGAACTGGTGGAACGCAATTTCGCCTTTGGCCGGCTCAGCTTCACGACCAATCTGGCGGAAGCCGTCAAGGGTGCGGAGCTTGTCTTCATTGCCGTCGGCACACCGGCACGGGCGGGGCACGGCGATGCCGATCTGTCCTTCGTCTATATGGCCGCTCGCGAGCTTGCGCCGCTGATCGAAGACCATAGCGTCGTCGTGGTCAAGTCCACCGTTCCGGTCGGCACAGGCGATGTGGTGCAGAAGATCATCGGCTCGGTGCGCCGACCCGGCACATTCTCTGTTGCTTCCAATCCGGAGTTTCTGCGTGAGGGTGTTGCGATCCGCGATTTTCTGGAGCCCGATCGCGTCGTCATCGGCGTGGAAGATGAGCGCGCTCGTTCTGCGCTCGTCGCCCTTTACGCTCCACCGCTTGAGGCCGCAAAGACGCCAATCGTGATCACGCAGCGCCGGACATCGGAACTGATCAAATATGCGGCCAACGCTTTTCTCGCCACCAAGATCACCTTCATCAATGAACTGGCGGATCTGTGTGAGGAAGTCGGCAGCGATGTCACCGAGCTGGCGCTCGGCATGGGGCTGGACAAGCGTATCGGCACCAGTTTTCTCAATGCGGGGCCGGGATATGGTGGCTCCTGTTTTCCGAAGGATACGATAGCGCTTTTGCGCACCGCGCAGGATCACGGGGTCGCCCTGCGGCTGGTCGAGGAAACGGTTACCGTCAATGAAGCGCGCAAGCGTCGCATGGCGCTGAAGGTGCTGGATGCGCTCGGCGGCAGCGTCGAAGGCCGGACGATTGCCGTCCTCGGCCTGACGTTCAAACCCGATACGGATGATATGCGCGATGCGCCGTCCATCCCGCTTATCGAAACCTTGCAGCGCTTCGGTGCCAGCATCCGGGCCTACGATCCGGCCGGAATGGAGAATGCGCGCCGTCTTCTCAGCGACGTCGAGTTTTACGACGACCCTTACGAGTGCCTGAGCACTGCCGATGCGGCAGTGGTCGTGACCGAATGGGACAGTGTCCGCAAGCTTGATCTCGTTCGGATGAAACAGGTCATGCGGGACGCCGTACTCGTTGACTTGCGCAATGTCTTTTCACCGGCGGTTGCCGAGAATCTGGGCTTCCGGATTTCGACAATCGGCCGTCCTGTTCAACTGCGGCAGGAAACAAGACCAACAAACGTTCTGCCGCACGCGCGCATCCGTCAATCGCAAGAACCCTTGGCGGGTGCGCGCAACCTGAAGGTCGTGGGAGGTTCAAATGAAACATGTGATGTTTGA